DNA sequence from the Chryseobacterium indicum genome:
AGGCTCGCGGAAGTAGATTGTCCCGAAAAAGGTCAGGCTTTTGGAAAAAATGCTAAGCAATTTACCAGTGATGCTGTATTTGGCAAAAAAGTTACATTTTACAGAACGGCAAAAGACCGATATAAAAGAACTGTTGCTAAAATTTTTTACGATCATAATAAATATCTTTCTGAAGAAATCATTAAAGCAGGTTTCGGATGGTGGTATTTTAAAGCATCGAAGAATTTTGATCTGCAAAAACTACAGGACAGCGCGAAAGAGAATCGTTTGGGTTTATGGACGGATAAAAATGCAGTTTCGCCTTGGGAGTACCGAAAGAGCAGAAGGAAGAAAAACGCGGACAATAAAAGTAAAGTCCTTTAATATCTGAGAAAGAAAAAAGAGACTGCTGAAAACAATCTCTTTGGTGGAGTTGGAGGGATTCGAACCCTCGTCCAAACAAGCAATACATAAGCTTTCTACATGCTTATTCTGCTATTGGTTTTCGACGGGAAGCAGAGAGCAGACACCCAACTTCCGGCTTATCTTCTGAGGTTTTCGAGCTTCAGCCGAAGCGTCCAAAGCCTTATTTCCGCATTCCTATATTCCAGAATCAAACGCCGCAGAACAGAGCATTTGTGGAATATCTTGCTTCCCTACTAACATCTTCGGGAAAACGCTTGATCTACTATACTTCGATATTAAGCTGCAAGAGCGAACTCTTCGTTGCCAGTTAAAATTTTGTAGCAAGGGATTATAGAGATCGCGCTACGGTTCTCTGCATGCTTACTTACCCATTGGTCTTGCTGTCGAAACCAGTCAACCCCATGAATAAAGTGAATGCAAAGATAACACTTTTATTCAAATTCAGTTCACATTCTTTCAGTCATTTTAATAATGGAATTTCAAGGTGTTTTTTATTTGGAGCTTTATCCTGCTTTCCGTTACAATTCCTCATTGCGCGGCTCCGCTTCGCTCCGCCGCTCCATTCCGGGATTTTCTCTTCAATCAGGGCTAGGATAGAAGTGGGTAGTATAAATGATAGTCAGAAAAAAAACTTTCAGCAAAGAACAAAAGTCTGAACAGCAAAAAAAACAAAAAGTGCCGGAAAAAAACCCGACACTTCTATAATTCATCTAATTTCTCTCTTCAATCTCAATCTCAATCTCAATCTCAGCCTCAATCTTAACCTCAACCTCATCAATCCCTGTTTTTCAGTAAAATCCATCCCGAAAGCTGAACAGGCTTTTTAATGATTTTATCTTCCCATTGTAATTTATACCAATAGGTTCCGGTTGGGAGAGGTCTTCCGATGTATTTTCCGTCCCAGATCGGTGTTTTGGTGGTCGGTCGGAAAACTTCTTTTCCATATCTGTCGAAAATCCCGCCCTCAAAATTACCATATTTGCTGATCTCGCTGAAATCAATCACATCATTGCTTCCGTCACTGTTCGGAGTAATAACGTTTGCCATAAAGAAAGTGTAATATTCTGCGGTGGTATCGCAGGTTGCACCTCTGTTTCTTACCCTTATCGAATATTTCGTATTTTTTAACACCTGAAAAGTGTTGGAAGCCTGCCACGTAACACCTCCGTCTATGGAATACTCTATAGGTACATTGCCATTATTTTGTACAATAATCGTTAAAAAAGG
Encoded proteins:
- a CDS encoding thermonuclease family protein; the encoded protein is MKKNLLILFVLLSVLISSQTAGKVIKVKDGDTVVVLLSDSTQETLRLAEVDCPEKGQAFGKNAKQFTSDAVFGKKVTFYRTAKDRYKRTVAKIFYDHNKYLSEEIIKAGFGWWYFKASKNFDLQKLQDSAKENRLGLWTDKNAVSPWEYRKSRRKKNADNKSKVL